In Oncorhynchus masou masou isolate Uvic2021 chromosome 10, UVic_Omas_1.1, whole genome shotgun sequence, a single genomic region encodes these proteins:
- the LOC135547678 gene encoding trace amine-associated receptor 13c-like yields MEKHDDIQYCFQGRNSSCRKALLSSSIYITLYIFFSLISAITVFLNLLVIISISHFKQLHTQTNLLLLSLAVSDLLVGLIVIPVTTVALMESCWDFGKYFCVFQIYITFLCSSLSLGNLVLISIDRYVAVCDPLLYHSKVTITRMMCCIFITWCCCIIYRAAIVNNFVNVLVPSRCLKECFIVEGITWGNIIDLLFTMVVPCSIIITLYMKIFVVARSQARKVFSKEAASVSGVQTVQANKSERKAAKTLAIVVFNYFICWIPFLFSFFLYFLIDSLFSVMLIGFLPLVNSFINPIIYAFFYPWFKLTAKRILTLNF; encoded by the coding sequence ATGGAGAAACATGATGATATTCAATACTGTTTTCAAGGCAGAAACTCTTCTTGCAGAAAGGCTTTGCTATCATCATCTATCTACATAACACTGTACATCTTCTTCTCATTGATTTCAGCCATTACAGTATTTTTGAACCTACTGGTGatcatctccatctctcacttCAAGCAGCTCCACACTCAAACCaacctgctcctcctctctctggctgtgtcagaTCTCCTGGTGGGACTGATTGTGATACCAGTAACGACTGTAGCATTAATGGAATCATGCTGGGATTTTGGgaaatatttctgtgtgtttcagATCTACATTACTTTCTTATGTAGTTCTTTATCTCTGGGCAATTTGGTCTTGATATCTATTGACCGCTATGTTGCTGTGTGTGATCCCTTATTGTACCACTCTAAAGTAACAATAACAAGAATGATGTGTTGTATATTCATTACCTGGTGTTGTTGTATCATATACCGGGCTGCTATTGTAAACAACTTTGTAAATGTACTGGTACCCAGTAGGTGTTTGAAAGAATGTTTTATTGTTGAAGGAATAACCTGGGGAAATATAATTGACCTTTTATTTACAATGGTTGTCCCTTGCTCTATTATTATAACACTTTATATGAAAATCTTTGTGGTGGCCAGATCACAGGCCAGAAAGGTATTTTCAAAAGAGGCTGCCAGTGTGTCTGGTGTTCAAACTGTACAAGCAAATAAGTCTGAGAGAAAAGCAGCAAAAACTCTAGCTATTGTTGTTTTCAACTATTTCATTTGTTGGATTCcatttttattttctttctttttgtattttttaattgACAGTTTATTTTCAGTTATGCTCATTGGCTTTCTACCACTTGTTAACTCTTTTATCAATCCAATAATTTATGCTTTCTTTTATCCATGGTTCAAACTGACAGCTAAACGTATTTTAACTCTGAacttttaa